The Vidua macroura isolate BioBank_ID:100142 chromosome 2, ASM2450914v1, whole genome shotgun sequence DNA window ggctccccagggaagcggTCACACCacccagcctgacagagttcaagtatttggacaatgctctcatGCCCATGGTGTGGCTCTTTGGGATGGTGCTGTACAGGGTTAAGTTGGACTCAATCCTTGTGGGTTCTTTccaacacagaatattttgtgattctgtgatcctgtaattttaaaagacttATTTTCAGCAATTTGACATATATTAACTACACTTTCTAAAACATAGAAATACTGTTCAAAAGGGCAGTAAACACCCCCACAGCAATGGCACCCCCTTGTCCCAGCAGACTCAAAGAGGTCAACACTCCTGACCTGTGACTCATTCTGAAGGCGATTTTAATTGCAGGGGACAGGAAAAATTTACCTGCTGGGACTGTTGTTATTGTGAGAATAAAACCTGCCCCTGACGTGCCCTGAGCCACAGCAGGTGAGGCCAGGTAAGGCCAAGACAGGCTAAAGAAGTGGGTACctgggaatctcatgaggtttaacaagaccaagtgcaaggtgctgcacctgggtcagagCAACTCCGGTATCAACACAGGATGGGGGATGAGCAAATCGAGAGCAGCTCTGACCAggaggacttgggggtgctgctgggtgagaggctggacattCTCTGGCCAcgggcactcacagcccagaaagccaaacgtgtcctgggctgcatccaaaggacaagggaggggattctgcccctgtgctcTGCGAGACCCCACCCTGCACCCTGCTCTGgggccccagcacaggaagagcaTGGCCTGTTGGAGCGAGTCTGGAGGAGGCCACGAGATGGTAACAGGGATGAAGCACCTCTCCCacgaggaaaggctgagaaaattgGGTTTGTTCTGCCTGAGAAAGAGAAAGCTTTGAGGTGACTTAATTGTGGTCTTCCACTACCTGGAAGGGAACTCACAGTAAAGATGGGGAAAGGTTATTTACAAGAGAACATGGTGATAGGAGGAGGGAGAATGGGTTCAAATCTAAAGAGTAAGTTTAGTTTAGATATTACAGAAAAAATCCTCTACCCTGAGTGTGGTAAGGCACTGGCACAAGTTCCCCAGAGAAGATGCGGATGCCCCCATGCCTTGGAtgtattcaaggccaggctggatggggctctgataaacctggtctagtgcaagctgtccctgcccagggcagcggcGTTGCAAGAGGCTGAGCTGTACCGCCGCTGCAGCCCACACCACTCCGCGCCGCCGCTTCTGTGACGGGAGGCCGCTGCTCCCGCAGagggcgcggggggcgggccCGGCACCGCCCCCCGACGCCGGCAGGGCCGGCTCTCCAAGATGGCGTGGGCACCGCCTCCGTCGGCGGCCCAGCTGTACAGGCCCAACCGCTTCGTCTCGCTGCCCGCCGAGCTCGACCCCGCCACCTACGACACATCGCCGGAGAAGCTCCGCGCCGAGACCGAACGCCTGGCGATCCGCTCCCGGCTCAAGCGGCAGTACCTGCTGCAGCTCAACGACCCCAGCGCGCCCGCCGTCATCGTGAGTGGGGACGGAGAGGGGCGAGGGGGAAGCGGGGGAAGCGCGGGGCTCGTCCGCCTCAGCCGGCGGCGTCCCGGAGCGGGGCCCGCGCCTGCGGCCGTGCTTGGGGCCGGGGCCGTGCCGGCGGGACGCTGCCCGCCCTCCCCGTGACCTTGGTGCCCTTCCCGTTGTGCCCTTCCCGGTGCCTCAGCCGCCGGGTGGAGGGATCACTGCAGAGCCCTGCGGGCCTCACTGCCGTTGTCTTTACACCCCAGGAAAATCCCGCCTTGGTCCGCTGGGCCTATGCGAAGTCACAGAACGTCTACCCTACTTTCCGCCCGACACCCAAGACGTCCTTTCTAGGAGCTGTTTATGGGTTAGGCCCCCTCCTCTTCTGGATCTTTGTGTTAAAAGCTGACAGGGTAAGTCGGCCGAGAACGCTGAACATCAGCGAACAGCACAAACACCAGCTTGTAAAATGTAGATCTGCTTGGAGTCTCAGTTTATGGGATCCTCGTGCGTCTAAAAATGATTAATACCATTGAAGTAGTGAGGGAAGGAAGGCTGGTAGCAAGCCTGCTGTCTCAAAGCCTGTTACTGGTTAGAGTCTTTTTCTGAGAGCCCTTTATTGTACCCTTGGGGCTATGGCCAGTCACAGTTTGCCTGATCAGGCTATTTTGCAGTCACAAAGCTCTCTGTAGCACTGAGTGAAAATTAATCCTAAGTTACTCTTCTTTTCACCAGTTGACACACATTAAATATGCTTTTTGAACTTAAAATACACAAGAAGCATATGGATGGCAGACCTAGCAATATCTCTGTGCAGTTGCTTGACCATTTCTTTAATTTAGTGAAGCAAATGGGGAGGAGTAATTATGCCAATTGCAGTGTCTGATCTCAGCTGGATGTTCTAATAATTTGGAAGGTTTATCTTGCTTCCATTCTAACTCCTAAACTATGAGTGTCAGAATCTAAGTAATGGTAGATCATTATGAAAAAACTCAGCTATGTAAGTACATAAAAAATGCTAACAGGCAGACAGTGACTGATTTTAGTAGAGAATTTGTGGCTGTTGTAAACCACTTTAATTTCCCTCTTTTGCAAAGAAGTAGCATTTTAGATCAAGTCATAAACCACGAAGCACTAACATAAATTAACAGAGTATTTGTAGGGAATGTTGTTTGCTAGGGTGAATTGAAAATTCAGGTTTTAGGAAACATGTGAGTGTGTTGATATAACAGTTCTTGAGACTTCAGTACTTCTTCAGTATTTTGCCATGCTGAAGTCTTAATTAGTGTCCAGGATAATTCAATTTCCTTTATTGCAGTTCCTTTAGTGatgtttcaggatttttcttgttttcctggtAGTACAAAAGACACAGTAGTCATAGTCTTTTCTCTCAGGAATGTTTGCTGTGTGTCTAGGAAAGCAAGAGATAAATTACCAGATTTTAAGTAAATCTTCTGGTTTTATCCAGCAGAAGGAACCTGGCCATTATCCACAGTGCCTGTGTACTGTAATGGTACCTGTCAGAAAGGTACATAACTGCACGGTGAGGTACAAATGGGTAGGAAGTGAGCACAGGCACTTTTAGGCACGTTATTAAGAAGTTTCTCCATAATTAGATCTCTAAGCTGGGTTATTCAGCCAGAAGGAGGAGATAGAAACTAAGGTACAAATTATGAGACACAGCTAGTTTGGTGAAACATGC harbors:
- the NDUFB4 gene encoding NADH dehydrogenase [ubiquinone] 1 beta subcomplex subunit 4 → MAWAPPPSAAQLYRPNRFVSLPAELDPATYDTSPEKLRAETERLAIRSRLKRQYLLQLNDPSAPAVIENPALVRWAYAKSQNVYPTFRPTPKTSFLGAVYGLGPLLFWIFVLKADRDRKEKRIQEGKLKRSPFSVFF